The genomic stretch CCATTTATATTTTACTTATTCTTATATGAAAACAGCCCATTATCCTCTATTAACAGGAAACACCAAATCGTAAAATAAAATAACCAGACTGCTCTATTGTGAGTCCAGTCCGGTCATAGGTAACGCTATCCTTCTATTATTACTGCCACCTCAAAGATTACCACAGCACCTGTTTGCTCCGGCTTATTGTAATACTTGATCCCTCCATTATAGCTTTCTGCTATATGATTGGCATAATACATGCCAAGGCCGTAATGCTCCTCTCCTCTGTGAGTCTTTTCCGTATAGAACTGGTTCTTGGCATATCTTAGAGCCTCCTCTGTAAAGCCTTTGCCGTAATCTTCAATCAGAACACGAAAGACTCTCCCTTTTCTTTGAAAGCTTACTTTAACCTTTTTATCCTTCTCTGTATGCTCTGCTGCATTTTTTATGAGATTAATTACGGCTCTTGCTACAGACTCCTTATCCAAAAGGGCTTCTTCCTCTCTAATAGTATCAGAAATCAATAACTCTATATCACCGGCCTTACAGAAGGCTTCGCTTTCTTCACAAATTTCTGCTATCAGTTCTGCAAGTCTTACTTTCTCGGTTCGCCTGTCATATTGTGTGTCCCTGGTCTCATCGATTAATAATTTTATATATCTCTCGATTTTATCGGAGTAAATCCCAATAATACCTGCTGACTGGTAAATCTCCTCCAGCTTATCCTCCTCTAAGATAAGCTCAGCATTCCCTTTTATGATCGTTAGGGGGGTTTTAATGTCATGGGCCAAGGCTGAGATATTCTTCTTTCTTTCTTTTTCCGTTTCCCATTCTTTTTGGAGAGATACCGACAAGGCACTTTTCATCTCATAAAGTAATTGCAGTATATCGTCAAACTCCTTCACTACAGAGTTTTTTTGCTCAATTATTAATTCTTTGGTTTGAATCTGTTCAATTTCTTCCTGAACCGGCTTTAACAGATGTTTTAGTTTCCTGCCCAGTATAAGTGCGTTACCAATAATAAGCGCAATAAATATTAAAATAAAAAATATGAAACCCATTAATTCAGGAGCTGGAAAGAGCCAGCGCAGGGTCGGTGAAGCAAAATAAGCGGCTATTTTGTAGCTTACCAACAGATACCCTTCCCTTCGTTCAACAACCATATAGTAGCCCTTTGAATACCTCTTTTCTATATAAGCTTTCGCCTCTGCCAGTTCCTCTTTTGTAAAATTCCCCAACTGATAAACACCCTCTCTGTCAAAGATCCCATATTTGCAGGAATAGGGAAGCAGCTCTTCAGAGAATGGCTCACTTTCTGCCAGCTTTTCCTTATTCTCCTCTAAATAACGTTCCGAATAATTGGCAGGTAACAGGATACCATTATTTATAACTACAAATAATAAGCAGACAAATAATATTATTTCCAGCAATATGGTGAAAGAGAAAATAATGAACTGCTTTAGAAATAACCAAAAAAGAGTATTGGTCCTTAACTTCTTTATACCCATTTGTATCCGATCCCCCATACTGTCTCAATGGGTTTTTCTTCGTATTTTTTCAGTTTCGCCCTGATATTTTTAATATGCTCCCGTATGATACTGCTGTCACTCTCACATTGAAAGCCAAATACTTTTTCTAAAATCTGCTCCAGTGTAAATACCGTTCCTTTATTTTTTACCATAAATTCACAGATGTCATATTCACTTTTTGTCAGTTCTATTTTGTCCTGTTTATAATACAGAACCTTTTCTGATAGATCAAACCGGTAATCATTCATTACAATACGGCTGTGATATTCCCTTTTCTCTCGTCTTAAATGGGCATTCACTCTTGCCCTTAGCTCTGTTAAACTAAAGGGCTTTCTAATATAATCATCTCCGCCGATGGCAAACCCCTCCATAAGGTCCATATCCATGGTACGGGCTGTAATAAAAAGGATTGGACAGTCCACGCTGTCTCTTATCTCTTTGCAGAAAGCAAAGCCATCCATGTCCGGCATCATTACATCCAGCAGAATCAAATCATAAGCTGTAAGCTTGTCTCTTTCCACCTTATCCACCCTATCCTGTACTTCCACCAGGTGATTATCTTTTTCCAGAGCCCTTTTCACGATATTTAGAATCTGTGCATCATCATCTACTGCAAGAATTTTCGCCATTGTGTCCTCTTTTCCCTGCTAACCATTTCTTTCTAAGAATAGCTGTTAATAAGCCGATAAACTGTTACTGTCAGTATACCCCAACAACTACATCGGCTGCAAGAGTGTTTGCCATGCCTTGTCCTCAAATAGAAAGCCTGGGATTTCATTTATTCAAGAACATCTACTATGAAATCATTTATGCATTCTTACCTTATCTGACACATATAAACAGCACCCGTTATTAATCCGGGTGCTGAAGTTATACGCATCAATATCGTTTTTATCTGCACACTAATGGTTCAGTACAAAATAAAGTCCTATGGATAAACCATATAAGATATAGACATGGGCCGGGTAAAACCAGTAGAATAACTTCTTATTCCCCTTTCCTCTTTCTCCGTTATACAAGAGCATCGGTATTGCCGCAAAGGCTCCCATCCATTCATAAGCAACGGTAAATAACATTTTTACTGTAATCTCAGGAAATAACGCCATCGGATAGACCACGTACAGCAGAAGGGTTGTAAGAAAGAAAACCAACGCCTGCCATTTACGTCTTTTACGAAACAGATACATTAATATACCCTGTAACACAAAGAATGTACCGCCATCTACAATCCAGCTATGTAAAGGAAGCACCGTAAAATGCAGCAGATTTATCATAAACAACGACCCCGGTACCAGGTTTGCTGTAATTATAGCCACAAAGGGCAGTATAATAGGTACGATAATAGCCGCTAAGCCTTTGCCCCACTTCTTTTTTGCACACCAGTCGAATCCCTGCAGGATAACCAGAAGAATCGTAAATGTTGCAAGCATCTGGTTCTGAGGATAAAAACCATCCGGCCGGTTTAACTTAAATACGATAAACAAATATTGCAGAAAGCTCATGACAATGGCAATTGCATATATCTGCAGAAAGTATTTTTTCCGGTTACGGGTATGGGTAAACCCTTCAATGACACAGAATAAAAATAAAGGTGCCGATAAACGTCCAAGCATTGAAAACCATTCCGGTATCTTACCTGTAAACCCCATAAAATAATGAATGTGATCCAGTACCATCAGAAACATGGCTATGTACTTTAGCTGAAATCCGGTTAAGCCTTTTTTCGTTGATTGTTCCATTTCAATTAATCTCCTTTCCTATCAGAGTAAGTCTAGCTTATATTTATAAGAATTCTATAAGGAAATAAAAATGTATCGTAATTTTCATTACATTTATCATTTTTATCCATGACATGCCACACTATAAAAAAACTGGGTTTGGATGAACCCATCGGCAATCTGGATTCCAAAACAGACAAAGAAATTATGGAGTTGTTCAGAAAAATTAATGTAACCTATGGTAAGACTTTGATTCAGGTTACTCACTCCAGCAGTTCCTCTCAATATGGCACTTCCATCATTCGACTGGTAGATGGGGAAATCATTGAACAATCTGACATTGCCTTAAATCCACTTAATGCAGCAATCTAAGCAGTTTTGCATAAAAAACCTGTTTTATTTGAACTAACCTCCCATAAATTAGAGGTTTTAGCCTAACTTATGGGGGCAGTTCAATTAAAACAGGCTTTTTACTTATACTAATTTGTGTACCAGGTAGCAAAGACACAATCCGAGCCTTCTGTCGCAAAGGTCTCAACAATATCCATATGACAGATTTTATCTGGAAATACGAGCTTATAAATACTTAATAATGTACCCTGGCAGCATCTGCACCAAGTCGTCGTGGGCGGTTTCTGCCAGCCTCCCTTGATTACATAACAGACACAGGAACTTCCGTAACTGAAGTGGGAATATATTTTTCCGTTGATATACTCGACTTTCTTCCCACACCTGCCTCTACCATTTAAAAATTCCGCAACTGCCTTTATATAGTCTTCGTCCTCCGCATATTTCTCACGAATCTCCTTAAAGTATTTTACATAAGGAGAATACTTATTTGCCTTGATACAGGCGCTTTCTTCTCTTACATGAATAAGTATTTCCGGACTAACTGTATTTTCAAGCCGCTCATTTACTTTCATTGCCCATTCAGCACTTTGAGCTGGGGTTTCCTGTCCAGTCAATTCATCAAGTCCACTCAGTATTTTATCAGCCTGCCCTTTACCCAGATACTGATCTAATGATTTCTTTAATTTTTCACAATGCTTTTTGGCGTTGTCCATTCTTCCCTCCGTTTTAACTTGATCTATTAACAGGTGCTTTCTTCCTTTATCTTTACCCATAGTTCCATTTTGGTCGCATCCGGGGTAATATCATGATATATTTCTGCCATAAAATATTCAGTGGTTATCGTATGTTTTGGGAGCCAGACACCAAACAGATAATCCCTTGCCTTATTCAGTGCTTCGTTTACAAGCAGCTGAAAATTCTCTGCCTCAAAGGTACAAATGATATAATTTCCCGCTGGCATGTCCCAGTTAATAAAATCTTCCGTAACCTCTTCGTCTTCTACTTCCCCGCCTGTAAAATAAGTAAAGAAACCTGGCTTTTCGCCGGGAGAAGAGACTCCTGCTTCCTGTCCGTTCCTTTTAAGTCCCTGAATGAAAGCTTTGTGCTCATGGAACTTGTCCCATAGCTCACCGAGCAGGTCCACTCCAGGTTCATCACCCATAGGATTCTGGATGCTGTAGCCCGTAAACCGCCTGGACTTAGATAGATAATATCTGGTTACCTCCAGGGTGATTCCTTCGGATATTAATGGAACATTTTCATCTACCATATAATAATTCAACGAAATGTCCGGCATTATAAAATGCGTTAAGGCACGGGGATTGGCTCGGTAATTTTCCGGTGTCATACCATAAATTGCTTTAAAGGCACGGGTAAAGGTTTCATGATTCTCAAATCCAAAACGATAAGCTGTCTCACTAATTCTGCTCTCCTTGTTCCCATTGAGATAATCGGCTGCACCAGCCAGACGGCGAAGCTTTACATATTCCATTACCGGCTTTCCCACCAGCCTGTTAAAAAGCCTCTGAAAATAAAAAGGAGACAAATATGCCACTCCGGCAAGCTCCTCCATATTTATTTTCTGAGATAAATTATTTTCAATATATTGTATCGTATTTTGAATCGAATTCCATGCTTCCATATAAGTACCTCCTCGTATTATAATACATAATTTTCCTTGATATGTAATTGACCTATAATGCTTTTTTAGGAAAGCTCATT from Anaerocolumna sp. AGMB13020 encodes the following:
- a CDS encoding AraC family transcriptional regulator; amino-acid sequence: MEAWNSIQNTIQYIENNLSQKINMEELAGVAYLSPFYFQRLFNRLVGKPVMEYVKLRRLAGAADYLNGNKESRISETAYRFGFENHETFTRAFKAIYGMTPENYRANPRALTHFIMPDISLNYYMVDENVPLISEGITLEVTRYYLSKSRRFTGYSIQNPMGDEPGVDLLGELWDKFHEHKAFIQGLKRNGQEAGVSSPGEKPGFFTYFTGGEVEDEEVTEDFINWDMPAGNYIICTFEAENFQLLVNEALNKARDYLFGVWLPKHTITTEYFMAEIYHDITPDATKMELWVKIKEESTC
- a CDS encoding sensor histidine kinase → MGIKKLRTNTLFWLFLKQFIIFSFTILLEIILFVCLLFVVINNGILLPANYSERYLEENKEKLAESEPFSEELLPYSCKYGIFDREGVYQLGNFTKEELAEAKAYIEKRYSKGYYMVVERREGYLLVSYKIAAYFASPTLRWLFPAPELMGFIFFILIFIALIIGNALILGRKLKHLLKPVQEEIEQIQTKELIIEQKNSVVKEFDDILQLLYEMKSALSVSLQKEWETEKERKKNISALAHDIKTPLTIIKGNAELILEEDKLEEIYQSAGIIGIYSDKIERYIKLLIDETRDTQYDRRTEKVRLAELIAEICEESEAFCKAGDIELLISDTIREEEALLDKESVARAVINLIKNAAEHTEKDKKVKVSFQRKGRVFRVLIEDYGKGFTEEALRYAKNQFYTEKTHRGEEHYGLGMYYANHIAESYNGGIKYYNKPEQTGAVVIFEVAVIIEG
- a CDS encoding response regulator transcription factor; its protein translation is MAKILAVDDDAQILNIVKRALEKDNHLVEVQDRVDKVERDKLTAYDLILLDVMMPDMDGFAFCKEIRDSVDCPILFITARTMDMDLMEGFAIGGDDYIRKPFSLTELRARVNAHLRREKREYHSRIVMNDYRFDLSEKVLYYKQDKIELTKSEYDICEFMVKNKGTVFTLEQILEKVFGFQCESDSSIIREHIKNIRAKLKKYEEKPIETVWGIGYKWV
- a CDS encoding TraX family protein, coding for MEQSTKKGLTGFQLKYIAMFLMVLDHIHYFMGFTGKIPEWFSMLGRLSAPLFLFCVIEGFTHTRNRKKYFLQIYAIAIVMSFLQYLFIVFKLNRPDGFYPQNQMLATFTILLVILQGFDWCAKKKWGKGLAAIIVPIILPFVAIITANLVPGSLFMINLLHFTVLPLHSWIVDGGTFFVLQGILMYLFRKRRKWQALVFFLTTLLLYVVYPMALFPEITVKMLFTVAYEWMGAFAAIPMLLYNGERGKGNKKLFYWFYPAHVYILYGLSIGLYFVLNH